From a region of the Oncorhynchus tshawytscha isolate Ot180627B linkage group LG14, Otsh_v2.0, whole genome shotgun sequence genome:
- the LOC112267145 gene encoding microtubule-associated protein 6 homolog isoform X2 yields MAWPCITRACCINRFWSELDKADIAVPLVFTKYSDVAEVQHLHPQPPSRQKRTGPITIETQPSHSEPATVAAKAPPATGAASGKHGCSASVMRQDFREWKDIRPEPSYKPKNEYHPSATPFNNVTQYQKDYKPWPVPKKGDHPWIPKPSPTASSGAQEGGVGTKLEHAATEPESGVEKSEIEEKVQEKESIERKKKPLKEKSVEKKVSAKTEGQPPAGGTVEGKGRAAADALNRQIKQVVSTGTGSSYRNEFKAYKDVKPVKLTKPQSQYKPPLDEKDKTSLETSYSATYKGEQTKVQPTDNKLLERRRIRSLYNEPSGKEATKDCSETESSSILDLL; encoded by the exons ATGGCATGGCCGTGCATCACACGGGCTTGCTGCATTAACCGCTTCTGGAGTGAATTAGACAAAGCGGACATCGCCGTGCCTCTGGTTTTCACGAAATATTCGGATGTGGCCGAGGTGCAACACCTCCATCCTCAGCCTCCATCTAGACAGAAGAGGACCGGACCTATCACCATAGAAACCCAACCTTCTCACAGTGAACCGGCGACGGTGGCGGCCAAGGCACCGCCCGCGACTGGTGCCGCATCAGGAAAACATGGCTGTAGTGCGTCTGTGATGCGCCAGGATTTCAGGGAATGGAAAGATATACGCCCGGAGCCCAGCTACAAACCCAAGAATGAATATCACCCCTCGGCGACTCCTTTCAACAACGTAACCCAGTATCAGAAGGATTATAAACCATGGCCTGTCCCGAAAAAGGGAGACCACCCCTGGATCCCCAAACCCAGCCCCACTGCCTCCTCCGGTGCCCAAGAAGGAGGCGTTGGGACCAAATTGGAGCATGCAGCCACAGAGCCCGAGAGCGGTGTGGAGAAGAGTGAAATTGAAGAAAAGGTGCAAGAGAAAGAATCCATAGAGAGGAAAAAGAAACCATTGAAGGAGAAGAGTGTAGAGAAGAAAGTGAGTGCCAAAACGGAGGGACAGCCACCAGCAGGTGGCACTGTGGAGGGGAAAGGAAGGGCAGCAGCAGACGCGCTGAACAGACAGATAAAACAGGTCGTCTCAACTGGCACTGGCAGCTCTTATAG GAATGAGTTCAAGGCATACAAAGATGTGAAGCCAGTGAAGTTAACCAAGCCCCAGTCTCAGTACAAACCTCCTCTGGATGAGAAGGACAAGACCAGCCTGGAGACCAGCTACAGTGCCACCTACAAGGGGGAGCAGACCAAGGTGCAGCCCACTGACAACAAGCTGCTGGAGCGCAGGAGGATACGCAGCCTGTACAACGAGCCGAGCGGCAAGGAGGCCACCAAG GACTGTTCTGAGACTGAGAGCAGCTCTATTCTAGATCtgctgtag
- the LOC112267145 gene encoding microtubule-associated protein 6 homolog isoform X1, which yields MAWPCITRACCINRFWSELDKADIAVPLVFTKYSDVAEVQHLHPQPPSRQKRTGPITIETQPSHSEPATVAAKAPPATGAASGKHGCSASVMRQDFREWKDIRPEPSYKPKNEYHPSATPFNNVTQYQKDYKPWPVPKKGDHPWIPKPSPTASSGAQEGGVGTKLEHAATEPESGVEKSEIEEKVQEKESIERKKKPLKEKSVEKKVSAKTEGQPPAGGTVEGKGRAAADALNRQIKQVVSTGTGSSYRNEFKAYKDVKPVKLTKPQSQYKPPLDEKDKTSLETSYSATYKGEQTKVQPTDNKLLERRRIRSLYNEPSGKEATKVDKTKTKPKKTPTTTSKMVKKVKEKTIAGALSTKKKTSTSTKPDESKPGGVISKKSKEISNRLAEAKK from the exons ATGGCATGGCCGTGCATCACACGGGCTTGCTGCATTAACCGCTTCTGGAGTGAATTAGACAAAGCGGACATCGCCGTGCCTCTGGTTTTCACGAAATATTCGGATGTGGCCGAGGTGCAACACCTCCATCCTCAGCCTCCATCTAGACAGAAGAGGACCGGACCTATCACCATAGAAACCCAACCTTCTCACAGTGAACCGGCGACGGTGGCGGCCAAGGCACCGCCCGCGACTGGTGCCGCATCAGGAAAACATGGCTGTAGTGCGTCTGTGATGCGCCAGGATTTCAGGGAATGGAAAGATATACGCCCGGAGCCCAGCTACAAACCCAAGAATGAATATCACCCCTCGGCGACTCCTTTCAACAACGTAACCCAGTATCAGAAGGATTATAAACCATGGCCTGTCCCGAAAAAGGGAGACCACCCCTGGATCCCCAAACCCAGCCCCACTGCCTCCTCCGGTGCCCAAGAAGGAGGCGTTGGGACCAAATTGGAGCATGCAGCCACAGAGCCCGAGAGCGGTGTGGAGAAGAGTGAAATTGAAGAAAAGGTGCAAGAGAAAGAATCCATAGAGAGGAAAAAGAAACCATTGAAGGAGAAGAGTGTAGAGAAGAAAGTGAGTGCCAAAACGGAGGGACAGCCACCAGCAGGTGGCACTGTGGAGGGGAAAGGAAGGGCAGCAGCAGACGCGCTGAACAGACAGATAAAACAGGTCGTCTCAACTGGCACTGGCAGCTCTTATAG GAATGAGTTCAAGGCATACAAAGATGTGAAGCCAGTGAAGTTAACCAAGCCCCAGTCTCAGTACAAACCTCCTCTGGATGAGAAGGACAAGACCAGCCTGGAGACCAGCTACAGTGCCACCTACAAGGGGGAGCAGACCAAGGTGCAGCCCACTGACAACAAGCTGCTGGAGCGCAGGAGGATACGCAGCCTGTACAACGAGCCGAGCGGCAAGGAGGCCACCAAG GTGGACAAGACAAAAACCAAACCAAAAAAGACACCAACAACAACGAGCAAAATGGTGAAAAAGGTGAAAGAGAAGACCATCGCTGGTGCACTGTCAACCAAGAAGAAAACCTCCACGAGCACCAAACCAGACGAGTCCAAGCCAGGAGGAGTTATCTCAAAGAAGAGCAAAGAGATAAGCAATAGACTGGCTGAGGCAAAAAAGTAA